In Melospiza melodia melodia isolate bMelMel2 chromosome 30, bMelMel2.pri, whole genome shotgun sequence, the DNA window TGCATCACCAAACCCGGCCCAACAATTTCTGACATTTCCCAATGCTGTAATTTCATGCTGTCACCATgtgccttttctctgtctctctgttccTCTCCTCTTTTTTGAATAGGTGCTCTAACCATCCTTACTGCCATAACTGCATCTCAAACATTTCATCTCTGGACTGTTCTGTAACTTGGGGGTATTTCCATGTCTCCATGTGCATTTCTGGCCACTGTCCTGTGGCTCTTGGCCTGAGTTGGCTGTTGTGAGTTTGGACCTGCTGATTTAGTTCACAAGCCAGAAGAGCCAAGGCTGTTCAGGAGCCAAAAGAGCCAAGACTGTTCAGGAGCCATTACCTTTCACGGTGGACAAGCAGGTCAGACATGTTCTGCTGTAGATGTTGAGGCTCCTCAGCCATTCAAAGGCACTGTAAGAGCTTTGAAATCAcattttcccctggcaaacaTTTTGTTCATAGTGTGCCCCATGGACCTCTGCAAGTCAGACGTTTGTTTGAAGTAGGAGTGTTGTGAATCCTTTCCCAGTGCTTTTTACTCACTGGTGAAGCTGGATGCTCCAAATTGGCAGAGGAACCCAAAGCAGCCTGTGGTTTCCACAGAGACTGTGATGCCATTTCTGGATGTATGTCTTCAGTGACACCAGAGGGAGAGGACAATCCTAGATACAATTACtggtaattaattgttttacagtAAATGAGTCAAATGTGGTCTTGGTAAGAAGAGTGCTACTCCCAAGAGTTTCATCAGGAACCCCATTTATGCATTGCTCATCCATTATCCTGCAGCATCACTCAACCTGAGCATGTGCTCAGTTCATTCAGAGCTGTAGGATTTCCACAACCCCTCATTCTGGGCTCATCTTCCTCTCATGTCACTCTGTGGGGTGGGCTCATAAACTTGTGTATGTATAGAAAATCCTACAGAAAATCCTATTAACTGTAAGCTATTTTAATTCCACAGCTGATCTAAATCATTACTCATAGTCCTTCCTACCAGTGAAAAAGGACAAATTTAGAGATGCTTCCCAAGAGAAATTAAGCTCTTCTAGCAGAGGGATCCTTTCctgttcccttctctctttctgcTTCCATGCACTCCTGTTATCGATGATGGCAACTAATTGAATTCTACATTCCTCAGTTATAGACATTTTCTGTAGTTTAAGGTTCCATAATCTGGTTTTAAAAGATGTCTCCTTCAGCTGCTTTGGCTGCAGTAAACACAGCTGAGACCTGagtgagctctggcagcctccagAGACAAAAGTCATGTTTGCATTTGCTTTACATCACTTTCTATACGGTTAAAACCTGAAATGAGCTTTTTATTCATTATAGACAGGCTTTTATTCACACAGATTCCTGGTGCTGGACTGATAAAAGTCAGTTTTTCAACAGAAGTAGAAAATGTATTCTTTGTGGACACTCACTGCAGGCTGCagtcagggtgctgtgctggcagagccaaGGCATGTGGTTACTGACAGAAGACCTAAGCAAAATCCAACTCTTCTAAGCTGGTTGTGATGAGAAAATGTTTAACTGCATTACCCTAACAGATCAATCTTTCAGTGTGAAATGAAATGGGAAATACTAGAAACCAGGTTTAATCAGCGCGTAGGGACAAAAATGACAAACGGATCAGTAAGTGATACATTGCTGATTTTGTGTATCTGGTGCACAACAGTCAGAATCTGAAAAGGGCTTCACTGTGATCTTCAGAAAGCAAAATACATCTAAAGGAGCTGCCCTAATTTAGTATTGCTGTTTCATCTTTaattttgttgcatattttatgttCTTAAGCAGTAAAATATAGAAGATACCTTCAGTGAAAGGAATGTGTCTCTCATTTCTCTTAAGGCAGTCTATCAACCAGCTGTGTGTACCAACAGAAATTGGGTTCTTGGTATTATATCAGTATTTCAATTGAAATTTCTATCATAAAACACTGGAATGCTTTTGGTGCATGACACTGAAGGGAACAGATCCACTGTCTTGCTGTCTGTTTCTGCCAACAGAAGTCAGCAATACGTCATTCTCTGTGCAACAGAAGGTGTAGAAATACTTGTGAGGAAGCCCCTTCATACTGGAAGAACCTCTCCTGAGTCACACCTTCCTTCCCACAGTACTCTGGCTGTGATGAGATTAATGGACCCAGATAACTCACAGTAGTACCATTGGGCACAGTTTAGTAAATTAACAGTTCATCTCCTGGTAGTTACCCATTATTtgtattttctttctcctttcagtCATATAATTTGTTCTTTTTAGTACAAGTGGCAAGGCAAGGGGCCAGAAAGCAATCCCTTAGTGACCATTAAGAAACAAAATGGTAAATTGCTTTTAACATCTCCGGAAGGAGAAAAATTGTGTCAAGAACTGACAACAAGATTTCTTCTTGCAACCTTATATCTCTTGCTTGTGAAGAGAGAGTTCTGCCAGCCTCACCCAGCGGTTCCCCTCGGCAGGGGCTGGCTGTTGTCCCACCTCACACAGCCATGGTCACAATTCCTGATATTTCCTTTCACTCACTGATTCTACCCCAGCACTGTGTCCGTTCTCCTAGTGCAGAATGGACTGTTGAGAGATCATGTACCCAGTACAACTCCACAGCCTGTATTTACTGGATGATCTGGATAGGTACCCGCACGAGGTTGCTTACATTTATTTTCTCAGACATGTTGTGATTTGAATTGCAGACATAAAGATTTATTAGAGCAGAGTTACCAGCAGAGTGTAAGCTCTTTGATAAAGAATGAGTTGCCAAAGACAAGTTGAGTAAGCCAAGCATTGCAGGCAGGAGGAGGGGGTGCTCTTCCAAACCCTTCCCTCGGCCGTGCTGCAGAAACTCGCGGGTGTCTCTCGTCGCAGCCGGGCGGTGCCAGGGTCTCTCCTGCTGCTCTAGCACACTCTGGACTGCCCTGTGTGAGCACAGAGCAAATCACTGCCTTCAGGGGAAGTCTGAGCATTCCTGCTGGGTGGAATTCTTACACCTGACAGTGttagcagcagaggagcagaggcTCCATGCCCAGCAGCACTCTGGGCGCTTTCTCAGAACTGTATTTTTTATTATTCCAGTAAGCAAAAAAGTATTTCCCATCCAATAAAGTTTATAAACTGTGTTTTATATTTAGGCAGAGGGAAGAGCAGCACTTGCTGTATTTTAACCCCTGATTCTGCTGCAACAGAGTAATGAGATTTCTCATTCCCAGGCTAGTGGACCTTGGAATCTTTCCCAGCCCAAGCTACAATCCTTTTTCTGACCAAATACACTGTAGCTATTGGGGCAGATGTAACCCACTAATAATAACATGCTTACAAAGTATTGACTTACCTGACATTTCTCCACACTGGGAATGAGAGAAGGAAGCAGAATATGACTGGGAGGATTTTCCACCTCCTTGgaaagctccttgggaggcactgttaaaaaaaaagccaacagagAATTCATCAAAACCTACTAACATTGGATATTCAGTTGAAAGATATGTTGATGTAGCTTCAGGGACAAAACGGTCTCTATTGGCAAATAAACATGAGGGTTTCTTTTGACTCCCTTGCCATAATATGAAATACATACACAAGATCCTGCTGCCCCTCATTCAGCAGTGCCCGGTACTGCTGGATCTCCTGCTCCAGACGAGTTTTTATCCCCAGGAGCATCTTGTACTCCTGGCTCTGCCCCTCCATCTCACAGCGGATGCTGGCCAGCTCCTCCTCCACGGAGTTGACCTGCACCTGGATTTGCTGCATCAAGAATCCATAGCGAGACTCGGTTTCTGCCAGGGAGTTTTCCAGAGAGCTTTTCTGGAAAGGCAAACACAGGACATGAGGAGCAGAGTTCTACAGCTGCCTGCCCGAGCCAGGGAGGGAAGGGCCCGCAGATGCTGCCCCTGTACCGtgctgagctgtgcctgcagtTCGATCTCCAGGTTCTGCATCTCGCGCCTCAGCTCGCTCAGCTGGTGGCTGCTGGTCTGGATGTCCTGGCTGCTGGAAGTGACCTGCTGGTTGACTTCTTGGATCTGCAGGGACAAAGCCCAGAGACACTTGCTGAGCCCCAAGGGAGCAGATTTGCTGAATGAGAGCTCACATCTGCAGGGAGCCTCTCCCTTTCAGCCAGTCCTGGTACCAGGGTGTCTGGGCTGTGCCACCAAAGGAGACTCCACTCTGGGCATTGCTACGTACCTTGACCTCATACCACTGCTCCACCTCCCTGCGGTTCTTCTCAATGATCTGCTCATATTCATCTCTCAGGTCATTCAGGATCTTTGTCAAGTCTTGTCCAGGGGCAGCATTGACCTCCACGCTGACATCGCCACCAGTTTGGGACTGGAGCTGCCTCATTTCCTGCAGGGAGTGCAGAGAGAGAGACAAGAGCACACACAGGTCAATTGTTGTGCTGGGGCAAAGCATTATCAAGGTACAAAGGAATGACAATCCCTTGACATAAGGGGAAATGGACTTGATATGTGCTGGTGGGAGCCATGAAGAATCAATGGCTTGTGTCTTTGGCTGTGCTATTTATCATTGGATCATACCTCCTCATGGTTTCTCTTGAGAGCAATCAGCTCATCCTTCAAGGACTCCAGCTCAGATTCCAGTGAAGATCTAACCAGAGTCAGGTCATCCATGAGATTTCTCAGGCCGTTGATGTCAGCCTCCACGGTCTGACGGATGACCAGCTCATTCTCGtacctgtgtcacacacacagagacagaaaTGGGGAAATGGAATACTGACAGTCAATAGCACACATCTTTCTAAGATCAGTATTCCAGTAAAACAGGATGATTCAGTAATAGCACCCAGGGCAGTCCTCCCTTGTTCCTAGATGATGATGAGAGTGATTTAGCAAACATGCAAGATGCACAGGGAGCTACTCACTTCATTCTGAAGTCATCAGCAGTCATCTTGCTGTTATCAATGTCCAGAAGCATTCTGTTGTTGTCCACAGTGGCAGAAATAATCTGCAAAAGGGAAAGGTGGAGAGAAGTCTTTCTGTGTTCTCTATTTCCAGGACAAGCAGTAAGAAGGCTCTAAGCTTTGGTAAGGTGTTATTGAGGGTTTTAGAAGTATTTCTTGCAGTAGTGCAGGGGCCATATGGAAGGGTAGCGATCCAGATTTACTTTTTAGGGAAGCTTGTGCTATCACAGACCATCCTGCCAAATCCATGCTCTTCTTTTTCTCAAGTTAGACTCAGCCCTTATGAGTCCCAAAGAGTGTTTGCAGCCCTTTCTATATAAAGTGCTTTTTCACAGTATCTGTTTAATCTGTTTTTTTGGTACTGTGTGACCAGATTGTAATGGAAAACCTCAGTCCTGTCTGCAGGAGTGTGAAGGGACAAAGAGAGCTCAGATCCTACTTTGGCTGTGCACTCCATGCAGCTGAtgtggctgggagcagagggaagcgCTGCAAACCACACATGGCTGGTTTGGAGGCAGCTGCACAACGTGGGATGTTCATGGCGTGAGCCGGCGTGTCtgtggctgggggagctgctgctgcctggggctgtgccctgctgcccgtGGGCTGCTCTGAGGGTTTGCTCAGCCAGGGGATGGATGGGAGGTGCAGCTCAGCACGTTTGTGCTTGAGGTGCCACCAACACGGCCCTCCCACAGGTGGTAGAGCCCagtgctggggatggagggaggaggaagaagcaaaGAGGAAGGAGGAAGGCCTTAGAGGAGAGAGGAGCATGTGGCAGATGGACCCACGTGTGCCAGGATGATCTTACCTGACTTTGGAGTTGTTCGATGGTCTGGTAGTAGGAGCTGTAGTCCTTGGAAACGCTGGGAGCTTGTTTCCTGTACCACTCCCGGATGTGGTGCTCAAGCTGAGCGTTCTCTTCCTCCAGCATCCGCACCTTGTCCAGGTAAGAGGCCAGGCGGTCGTTGAGGTTCTGCATGGTGACCTTCTCATTGCCGCCGAGCAGCAGGTCCCCGCCGGGGCCGCAGCTGCCCGCAAAGCCCCCGCCAAAGCCCCCGGCCATGCTGCCCATGCTGCCCATGCCGCCCATGCCGCCCATGCCGCCCATGCTGCCCATGCTGAGGCCGCCGCCGTAGCTGCCCCCGCCGATGACGGAGGAGGCGTAGCGCCGGCAGGACACGGAGGAGCtgcggccgccgctgcccccgcAGGCACCGCCACCTCCTCCTCCGCTGCGGTACGAGGTGCTGGACGTTCTCTTGATGCTGCAGCTCATGGTGAAAGGATCAGCTGTTCAGTAGTCAGCCCCAGGTGCAAAGCTGTGCACAGCGAGCCTCAGGAAATCAAAGTGTAGCGGGCTGTCCTTGCTGGTGGCTCTTTATACCTGCCCAGGTGGGTGTCACCTGCCAGGCAGTCCAGCTTCCCATGGGCTTTGCCAGCCATAGTGCTCATGCCAAAAGTGATGTGCTAAGAGGAATTTTGTCTGAGGTAAGTAAAAGACATTACCATTCAGCGCAAATATGTCTTAGTTGATTCACATCTAGCTGCACTGTAATTTATTGTGGGTGGCTCCTTGTAGGATACTTTGTTGAACAATGTCGTATGTCTCAGTTTCTGTTAATCTGGCAATATCGCGCTGGTAACGGCAGCTAATGAAGCTTCTGCTTCATTGTCTGTGGCCATTACTTTTTATGCTTTGAAGCTCAGTAGCTCAGCTTTAGTCTTCCACCTGAGATCACAGACATGATTCATGACACCAGCAGCCTCCAAGGGACTCTTCATTCATTGATTTATTTCAAATTTCATCAGCTTTATAGAAATCTACTTTAATGCACCAAAATTAAAACTTTGAAGACTACATTGCCATGTCTGTTACAGAAGAAGACTGACTCAAAATTTTTCACTCTGTGTTGAATAAGGTCCTGCTGACATTCAGCTTTCGCTGAACATACAGCATGTGGATCACAGTcttttttcttcttgaagaaaactctgTGTAACAGCCACAAAAGTAACATTGTCCAAGGAAAAAGATACTAAATCTTTTCCTATCTAAGAGCTCCTAATTTTATTGTAACTGTTTTAAATGGACTCAGAGGAAATTGAGAGGAGAAATATTTTACTTCGCATATTTTCATCACTGCATTTTAAATAGTAAATTCTCAGAATACATCCTTGAATTATATAATACAATGAAAAAATAAGTTTGATTAAAACAGCCAAAGATTAGATCTGAAAAAATATCATCATTACCTGAGCTCATTACAGTGAAGGGTGTTTTGCAACCACGACAGAATACCTTGCACCACCCAACAGAGAGTCAGAAATCCTTGTGTACTTTTTTCCACTGCCCGTGCAATAGGGAATGGCAGTGAGCTGCTTTTTCCATCTTTACTAATCAGGCTCCtgtgaaactgaaaaaaaagcctTGAAGAGAAACAAATTTTCAGATTTCCAGCTGTGCATTAAATATCAGCATTGCAGTTCTACAGAAGAGTCACTGGGCTGTGCAGAGGAAGCACAAGGAGCTGGTGGGACCTGCTGTGAATTGCCACATCAAAATCAGCTTATCCACAGAGAGGGAGGATGGATTCAACCTAGAGGTGTTTCAGGAAGAGGTTCCATACTACAGAAGAAGAACTAAGCCCATTCCTCTctctggctgcagctgtgcaggttTGTTCACCCTTGGTAGCTCTGTTACCCCGAGGTGCTGCCACCATTGCTGAGGGGCAGCAGGACCatcctgggctggcactggggctgtcctgggcgatctggggctgtcctgggctggcactgcctccATTGAGCACGGGgggagcttctggcagcttctcaccgGATTTCTTCTCAGAAATCCCCCTGTATCCCCTGCTATCCAGACCTTGCCACACAAACCCAAAACTGTGCCTTATGGATGTAAAATGATCTTGGAAATCTTTCCCTCCACCTGGGTCTCTCAGTAGCTGCTGTCTGCATTCTGTTTTAACCCCTTCTGGACTTCACTGTCTGGTGTGTAGCACTTAGTGCTTGTGGGGCAGCAAAGTAATGAGGAGTTAGGGAAATAAATACTCTTCCAAGGTTAGTTTAAGGTATGGACTGACATCAGTGgaggtccctgtccctctccctgcACCTGTAGGAGGTGACAATGCAATTCTCTCCCTTGGAGGGCTCTGAAATACACACAGTTCTTAGTCCTCAGCCCATCTATCATGAACATCATGGCTCTTTCTGGATAGTGTGTGTAGTCCAAGTTTCTAAAccaaagaaagagaaatgagCATTACTAGAATCTCATTGTTCCTGTTGCATGTCCTTGGCAGCATTTATGCAGCACAAACTCTGTTTAACAAGCCTGCAAAGGCTCATTCATGCCAGCACAATGCCAGCACACTTTGGCTTGGTGTAAGTCAAGTGTTTCTGTTTCCCTGAATGCTTTCCAAGTGCTGAGATGGCAGTGTGACGTGTATTTCTGGAAATCAGTTTTGTATCTGTTCTCTCAATCCATACTTATGTGCATCTGTTGTGTtactcagcagtgctgctcctcttGTGTGGAACTCACATTTTGTTTCACTCTCAACTCAACCCCAGAGGCCTCTCCCTTGTGTGCAGCCCAGCACCTGCAGCTCAGCCTGCAAGGTTGTCTGCAGGTGAGATGCACCCTCCCCTCGGGCAGCCTCACTGGAATTTTGGCCCCTCAGCTGCTGGGATATACTGATAGCTGTATACAGAGGTGAATATTCCAGGCCCTTTTACATGTACTATATTTCTCAGAGGTTAAAGGCAATTGCTGTCAATGTTAACATTTTATGGAAATGAACTTTCTAAAGTTCCTGTAAATtatatttccctttcacttcttATAATTTCAAAACAAGATCCCTTATCTGTGCATTTCCAGGTTAAACCAAGGAGTATCCATCAAGGTTTTGTGAATTGAAACATTGGTTTCATTTTATAACCACAGCTCTGTAATCATTAGTGTTCCTTTGTGGACACTCATGTGCTCACCATTAGAGTTATTGAGCACTGAGGTTCTGCAGCCCCTTTAAGGTTGATATTCATCTGTTGGGTCTCAGAACTCAGCTCCCAGGAATATCTgacacattattaaaaaaaaggcaCAGCCCAAGAAGATTCTGATCTGCCCCtactgctcagaatttgtgtttTAACTCTAAATTTTGTTATCAACTACTGGAGTGTATCATCAGCCTCTCTACCTGGAGGTGTGTCTTGGCATGACTTTGTGTTTTCTAAGTGTTTACACctacagaaggaaagaaaaacccCATACAGCATTCTGGTTGCATCAGacagaaattaaattttattaGAGACATTTTCCCGATTCAGAGCAACCTGAGTACCAAACAGGTTGgatctgtaaagcagcagtttgaGTGCCAATAACCAAAGCTGCAGAGCTTTGTGGGCAGAAGCAGCACAGAGCATGCAGGGCAGGGGGAGAGGTGGCATCTGCACCTCCCAAGAACTGTTCAGAGCATCATCTTTCCTTGGGAGTGTGGGGAATGCAGCGGATTTGGGCCAGTTTCGTTTTGAAAGGTCTTGTACTGGAGGATCCTTGATGTAAATTCTTAGTCAAAAGATTTTCTTCCATATCCTGTTTAGAGACAAAACAAGCTTGAACTTCATCAGTCCTGGCACTGAATGTCTGAGACACCATTAGGATTACGTGGGAGTGGCCATAAGCATTCCAAAAGCTAAAAGGAAAACTCCAGCATGGCACAAAGGCTGCAGGATTTATGAGAGTCTGCAAAGAATGAGACAGatggaaaaaaaaccatctgAGGTTAAACTACAAGACCAGCTGATATCACCTACAGAATGGAATAGAAATGGACTGTGTGCTCTGGAAGTGGAGTTGATCCTTTGCACACAAAGAGGAAAGAATTGTTGGTAACAGTAAATCTAATACTTCCCAGAAATTTTAGTTTACCCTCAGTACTGTTTGCCTCTGGAAGAGTATGTTGGTATAAATTAGTGCATAAATTAGTCAGGATGCAACTAATTTAGTGACTGAGAGAGCACTATGCCCATACCAGAGTTCTTACCTTGGCTTTCTCCGCCACTCCTgcaggactgggactgggaagaTGAAGAGTAGGAGTGGGAGCTGCTGATGCCTCCTGaggttcttcctcctcctcctcctccaatgCATCCGCCACCGCTTCCACCTCCCATTCCTCCACTTCCTCCTCCCATTCCTACTCCACCACTTCCTCCTCCAATTCCTCCTCCACAACTTCCTCCTCCCATTCCTCCTCCCATTCCGCTGCTACCACCTCCATATCCACCACTCATGccaccacctcctcctcttcctcctccagaaTAACCACCACCTCCAATTCTACCACCTCCCATGCCTCCTCCCATGCCTCCTCCCATTCCTCCTGCTGGGATTCtgcaaagagagaaaaagaagggaaaaaaaagttaatcaACAGCACTTTGCCATCCAAAAGCCATTGAGCTGCAtctgctgcccaggagccagCACCTCTCTGGGTCAGACTGCTGGTTAGAGCCCAGCATGCACAGCAAAACAACTGCAGTGCCAAAAACTATCCCCTCTGTCAACTTCAACGTGAATGCAAGAGCttttgcttttcccacattctGCCTAGGGATTCCTTGCAGTACACATTTACAACATGTTGCCTTTATAGTTT includes these proteins:
- the LOC134431119 gene encoding keratin, type I cytoskeletal 15-like isoform X1, translated to MSCSIKRTSSTSYRSGGGGGGACGGSGGRSSSVSCRRYASSVIGGGSYGGGLSMGSMGGMGGMGGMGSMGSMAGGFGGGFAGSCGPGGDLLLGGNEKVTMQNLNDRLASYLDKVRMLEEENAQLEHHIREWYRKQAPSVSKDYSSYYQTIEQLQSQIISATVDNNRMLLDIDNSKMTADDFRMKYENELVIRQTVEADINGLRNLMDDLTLVRSSLESELESLKDELIALKRNHEEEMRQLQSQTGGDVSVEVNAAPGQDLTKILNDLRDEYEQIIEKNRREVEQWYEVKIQEVNQQVTSSSQDIQTSSHQLSELRREMQNLEIELQAQLSTKSSLENSLAETESRYGFLMQQIQVQVNSVEEELASIRCEMEGQSQEYKMLLGIKTRLEQEIQQYRALLNEGQQDLVASQGAFQGGGKSSQSYSASFSHSQCGEMSGQSRVC
- the LOC134431119 gene encoding keratin, type I cytoskeletal 15-like isoform X2, producing the protein MSCSIKRTSSTSYRSGGGGGGACGGSGGRSSSVSCRRYASSVIGGGSYGGGLSMGSMGGMGGMGGMGSMGSMAGGFGGGFAGSCGPGGDLLLGGNEKVTMQNLNDRLASYLDKVRMLEEENAQLEHHIREWYRKQAPSVSKDYSSYYQTIEQLQSQIISATVDNNRMLLDIDNSKMTADDFRMKYENELVIRQTVEADINGLRNLMDDLTLVRSSLESELESLKDELIALKRNHEEEMRQLQSQTGGDVSVEVNAAPGQDLTKILNDLRDEYEQIIEKNRREVEQWYEVKIQEVNQQVTSSSQDIQTSSHQLSELRREMQNLEIELQAQLSTKSSLENSLAETESRYGFLMQQIQVQVNSVEEELASIRCEMEGQSQEYKMLLGIKTRLEQEIQQYRALLNEGQQDLVASQGAFQGGGKSSQSYSASFSHSQCGEMSGQSRVC